A single region of the Syntrophorhabdaceae bacterium genome encodes:
- a CDS encoding zinc ribbon domain-containing protein encodes MPIYEYKCEDCGTISEFIVFSADEEVACRSCSGTKLTKLMSAHNTSGTSGPASMPNFGGCCGSPGSCGSPGGCCSG; translated from the coding sequence ATGCCGATCTACGAATACAAATGTGAAGATTGCGGAACAATAAGCGAGTTTATCGTCTTTTCCGCCGATGAGGAAGTGGCCTGCCGGTCATGCAGCGGCACGAAGCTGACGAAGCTCATGTCCGCGCACAACACGTCCGGCACTTCAGGCCCTGCTTCAATGCCCAATTTCGGGGGTTGCTGCGGCTCACCCGGCTCATGCGGCAGCCCTGGCGGCTGCTGTTCGGGCTAA
- a CDS encoding arsenate reductase ArsC yields MEKIGVLFVCVHNSARSQMAEAFLNTLAGDRFRGESAGLEPGVLNPLAVEAMREEGIDISGNATKSVFDEYRKGRLFSYVVTVCDEASAEACPIFPGLRTHTLHWSFEDPAVFTGTPEDRLERTRRVRDAIRGRVQEFIEEVVRDDKHGGGQ; encoded by the coding sequence ATGGAGAAGATCGGTGTTCTCTTTGTGTGTGTGCATAACAGCGCGCGAAGCCAGATGGCTGAAGCCTTTCTCAACACGCTGGCGGGTGATCGGTTTCGGGGCGAAAGTGCGGGTCTGGAACCGGGTGTTTTGAATCCTCTCGCTGTGGAAGCGATGAGGGAGGAGGGAATCGACATATCGGGAAATGCAACGAAGAGTGTTTTCGACGAGTACAGAAAGGGAAGACTATTTTCCTACGTGGTCACGGTCTGCGACGAGGCGAGCGCCGAGGCCTGCCCGATCTTCCCGGGGCTCCGTACCCACACGCTTCACTGGAGCTTCGAGGACCCTGCGGTATTCACGGGCACTCCCGAAGACAGGCTCGAAAGGACCCGCCGCGTTCGCGACGCCATCAGGGGCAGGGTCCAGGAGTTCATAGAGGAAGTGGTACGAGACGATAAGCACGGAGGCGGACAATGA
- a CDS encoding DUF134 domain-containing protein, which translates to MSRPKKCRCVCCKLESDYFKPRGMPLADLDEVDLKMDELEALRLADFEGLYQEEAARQMNISRATFGRIVEAAHRKVADAILHGKALRIQSQEETAGGTI; encoded by the coding sequence ATGTCTCGCCCGAAAAAATGCAGATGTGTCTGCTGCAAGCTGGAATCGGATTACTTCAAACCCCGCGGGATGCCGCTTGCGGATCTTGACGAGGTCGACCTCAAAATGGATGAACTCGAGGCCCTGCGGCTTGCCGATTTCGAAGGGCTCTACCAGGAAGAAGCGGCGAGACAGATGAATATCTCACGGGCAACCTTCGGCAGGATCGTGGAGGCGGCGCACCGGAAGGTCGCCGACGCCATACTTCACGGTAAGGCCCTGAGAATACAATCACAGGAAGAAACAGCAGGAGGCACCATATGA
- a CDS encoding DsrE family protein: MKKMVLFAFNGEAMCFIHVLLNALSMKMAGHDVKVVIEGAATKLIPELVEDGNPLAVLYRNAREKGLIEGACKACANKMGTLQAAEEQGLRLLDDMSGHPGMARYIGAGYEVITF; this comes from the coding sequence ATGAAGAAGATGGTTCTCTTTGCGTTTAATGGTGAAGCAATGTGTTTTATCCACGTATTGCTCAATGCCCTCAGTATGAAGATGGCGGGCCATGATGTAAAGGTGGTTATCGAGGGGGCGGCCACGAAGCTTATCCCGGAGCTTGTGGAAGACGGCAATCCTCTTGCGGTCCTGTACCGCAATGCCAGGGAAAAGGGGCTCATCGAAGGAGCCTGCAAAGCCTGCGCGAACAAGATGGGCACGCTGCAGGCCGCGGAAGAACAGGGACTGCGCCTCCTTGACGACATGTCGGGACACCCCGGCATGGCCCGTTATATCGGCGCGGGATACGAGGTCATAACCTTTTGA
- a CDS encoding cation:proton antiporter: MIVQYLQAMVIVLGISALIVFILGKFRISSVVGFLVAGILIGPSAFDLIGDPHQIELLAEIGIVLLMFTIGLEFSLKNLFRLKSIVLGGGAMQVSLTIVLIAGVSYFFYAQPLKGALFNGFLVALSSTAIVFKILLDHAQMNSIHGRFSVGILIFQDLCVVPFMLLIPVLAGGAGSGSIVLVIVKAVLVIALILFASRWIVPFMFKQIVGMKSRELFVISIITLCLGTALLTSSMGLSLALGAFLAGMIISESEYAAQAVSDVLPFKESFMGLFFISVGMLLDLNVLVHNIGGVSVMVLIIVVLKLAVITITAMTLGNTFKNSLVTGFHLFQIGEFSFILALEGRKQGLMADDLYQAFLSASIITMIMTPFLIRGSFSIAEWIAKSSPLRFLEKGRVKGKAGDERYPDSIKDHVVIVGFGLNGGNLARVLRSMEIRYVALELNSKTVRAGKKKGEPIFYGDGTSAEILRKVGIKTAGVLVVAISDAASTRRIVQLARSSNPHLYIIARTKYVAEVEGLKHLGANDVIPEEFETSVEIFSKVLNRLHVPVNDIRKHIDQIRQDNYLALRAVKLPRRYLVEREDILKNIVIQTYRIRRNSIADEKNLKDLNLRSRTGVTVIGIERGGEVHRMPSPSLRLTADDVLLFIGRREDIDCAVDYLNSTEDDAPQCTLRTD; encoded by the coding sequence ATGATCGTCCAATACCTTCAGGCGATGGTAATTGTCCTTGGCATCAGTGCCTTGATCGTCTTCATCCTCGGAAAATTCAGGATCTCTTCCGTCGTGGGATTTCTCGTGGCCGGCATTCTCATCGGACCGTCGGCCTTCGATCTCATCGGCGACCCTCACCAGATAGAGCTATTGGCCGAGATCGGGATCGTCCTTCTCATGTTCACCATCGGATTGGAGTTTTCCCTTAAGAACCTCTTCCGATTGAAATCGATCGTTCTCGGCGGCGGCGCCATGCAGGTGTCACTCACAATTGTCCTTATCGCCGGTGTGAGTTATTTCTTCTATGCACAACCGCTTAAGGGGGCGTTGTTCAATGGTTTTCTCGTTGCATTGAGCAGTACGGCGATCGTCTTCAAGATCCTCCTCGACCACGCCCAGATGAACAGCATCCATGGGCGGTTTTCGGTGGGGATCCTGATATTCCAGGACCTCTGTGTCGTGCCTTTTATGCTTCTAATTCCCGTCCTCGCCGGCGGCGCGGGCAGCGGGAGCATAGTCCTCGTCATAGTAAAAGCCGTTCTCGTCATTGCCCTCATCCTCTTTGCCTCGCGATGGATCGTACCATTCATGTTCAAGCAAATTGTGGGGATGAAGAGCCGCGAGCTCTTCGTGATATCCATTATCACCTTGTGCCTGGGCACGGCATTGCTCACATCGTCGATGGGGCTGTCCCTTGCGCTTGGCGCTTTTCTCGCAGGCATGATCATCTCTGAATCGGAGTACGCGGCCCAGGCGGTTTCCGACGTTCTTCCTTTCAAAGAGAGCTTCATGGGGCTCTTTTTCATCTCCGTGGGTATGCTCCTCGACCTCAATGTACTTGTGCACAACATAGGCGGCGTATCGGTAATGGTCCTCATAATAGTGGTTCTCAAGCTCGCCGTCATCACCATCACAGCCATGACCCTCGGGAACACCTTCAAAAATTCTCTGGTGACAGGTTTCCATCTTTTCCAGATCGGTGAATTCTCTTTCATTCTGGCCCTGGAGGGAAGAAAGCAGGGGCTCATGGCCGATGACCTGTATCAGGCATTTCTGTCAGCTTCAATTATCACCATGATCATGACACCGTTTCTGATAAGGGGTTCCTTTTCCATTGCGGAATGGATAGCGAAAAGCAGCCCTCTTCGTTTCCTGGAGAAAGGGAGAGTGAAAGGGAAAGCCGGTGACGAGCGTTATCCCGACAGCATAAAGGACCACGTGGTGATAGTCGGGTTCGGCCTGAACGGAGGAAATCTTGCGCGGGTACTGCGCTCCATGGAGATCAGGTACGTCGCCCTGGAGCTTAACAGCAAGACGGTCCGGGCGGGAAAGAAAAAGGGTGAACCCATTTTCTATGGCGACGGCACGAGCGCCGAGATACTCCGCAAGGTGGGGATAAAGACTGCCGGCGTGCTTGTCGTTGCCATCAGCGACGCTGCATCCACGCGAAGGATCGTACAGCTCGCACGCTCGTCGAACCCCCACCTCTATATCATAGCCCGCACCAAGTATGTGGCAGAGGTTGAAGGGTTGAAGCATCTCGGCGCAAATGATGTCATTCCCGAGGAATTCGAAACCTCGGTGGAGATATTCTCGAAGGTCCTCAATCGGCTGCACGTCCCTGTGAACGATATCCGGAAACATATCGACCAGATACGGCAGGACAACTATCTTGCCTTGAGGGCCGTCAAGCTGCCCCGAAGGTACCTTGTGGAGCGGGAAGATATACTGAAGAACATCGTGATACAGACATATCGGATAAGGCGTAACTCCATAGCCGACGAGAAGAACCTGAAGGACCTGAATCTCCGGTCCAGGACGGGCGTGACGGTCATCGGCATTGAACGCGGCGGTGAGGTCCACAGGATGCCTTCTCCTTCACTGCGGCTCACGGCGGACGACGTCCTCCTTTTCATCGGCAGACGGGAAGACATAGACTGTGCAGTGGATTACCTCAATTCTACCGAAGACGATGCCCCGCAATGCACATTGAGAACCGATTAA
- a CDS encoding NifB/NifX family molybdenum-iron cluster-binding protein, with product MKLCFAVLKDEGIESTVYGHFGSAPAFVVVNTEKNDLTTVVNRDANHVHGACSPIKAMGGAEVDAVVVGGIGAGALMKLNSEGIKVFKATGSTIKNNLELFHENKLPELTIDHTCAGHAGGCAHH from the coding sequence ATGAAACTGTGTTTTGCGGTTTTGAAAGATGAAGGCATCGAAAGTACCGTCTACGGTCATTTTGGCTCGGCACCGGCCTTCGTGGTCGTCAATACCGAAAAGAACGACCTGACTACGGTCGTCAATCGCGATGCGAACCACGTACATGGCGCCTGCAGTCCCATTAAGGCTATGGGCGGCGCCGAGGTGGACGCCGTCGTGGTGGGAGGGATAGGCGCCGGGGCCCTCATGAAGCTTAACTCGGAAGGCATCAAGGTCTTCAAGGCCACAGGCAGCACGATAAAAAACAACCTTGAGCTGTTTCATGAGAACAAGCTGCCCGAGTTAACGATCGATCACACCTGCGCCGGGCATGCAGGCGGATGCGCCCATCATTAA